In Larimichthys crocea isolate SSNF chromosome XI, L_crocea_2.0, whole genome shotgun sequence, the sequence tcctgcttttattttatgcttttcAGCGACGTGAAGTCTGTGTTTATAAAAAGAAGCAGACTTGACCCAACAGAACTCAGAACCTCCTTCAAAAACTTGGCGGGAATGATCTAAGGGACAGTTCGTGGGTTTCATGCCACGAACCACCTTAGTAAGAGACGACAGAGAAACCGTCTCAAACCGCTCAAGAACATCCGTCTGTGCCGaggacatcatcatcatcatcatcatcatcatcatcatcatcatcacatgttTACATGCCTGTACAAGATGAAGTCTGTCGTTGTGGCTTCATCAGAGTTTTGTATCTGCAGGTTCATCCCAGAATCTCCACGATGGCTCCTCTCTCAGAACAAAAAGTCCAAAGCCGTGGAGATCACGGAGGCCATGGCCAAAGAGAACAAGATGACGCTGTCCAAGAACATCGAGGTAGCTGCTGGTTTAACAAAGACTGCATCTGTTTTTGACACGTTAATTTTCCTGTTGATCGTCTTCATGTATTATCAGCATTACTCAAAGTGTACGTTTGGTTCTGCAGACTCTGGCTGACGATAACGCCGACACCTGCACCGCCTCCTTCATGGACCTGATCCGAACTCCAAAGATGAGAAAACACACGTTCATCCTCAGCTACAActggtgagtgttttttttaaagttgatgaaaaaataaatggatgaaCTTTTAATTTCCtgatccatctctgtctctcttcgtCTCTTCCAGGTTCACCAGTGCGGTCGTGTACCAGGGTCTGATCATGAGGTTGGGAATCCTGGGAGGGAACGTCTACATCGACTTCCTCATCTCTGGCCTGGTGGAGTTCCCCGCTgccttcctcatcctcttcaccATCGAACGTATCGGCCGTCGCCTTCCTTTCGCTACCGCCAACTTCGTAGCCGGAGCCTCCTGCTTCATCACCGCCTTCATCCCTGAAAGTAAGCCTCAGTGGACCGGGTGGAGACGAGGAACAATGGAGGCTGAATTCTTGGTTCTCTGAAACTCTTTGAaacatctctgtctgtcctcacagGCATGTTCTGGACCAAGACGGTGGTGGCGTGCATCGGTCGGCTGGGTATCACCATGGCCTTTGAGATGGTGGTGTTCGTTAACACCGAGCTGTACCCAACGTTTGTCAggtaaaatgttttcatcagctgCTCCACCCTGCTCAGATTTATACTTAAAGTATGGagttataaataaagtttcacttgttgttttcctgcaggAACCTGGGAGTGTCGGTTTGTTCCACGCTGTGTGACGTCGGAGGCATCGTGGCTCCGTTCCTGCTCTACCGGCTGGCCGTCATCTGGCTGGAGCTGCCACTCATCATCTTCGGTGGGTTTGTAGTGACGTTCACACCGGGGCTCAAAAAAAGAGGTTAACGTGTTATTAAAGTAAAGAACATGTCGCGCAGGGTGTCTGGCTTTCCTGGCTGGTGGTTTGGTGCTGCTGCTTCCTGAGACCAGAGGCGTGCCGCTGCCCGACACCATCGACGATATCGAGTTCCCAGACAGGTGAGTCCACGTCTGACTCACACAGCAAAGACAAGATGAAGCTTTTTATTAGACACATTTTGGCACCATCAATGCAAAAGTTATAATACCCCACATACTTGTTGTATAAAACTATTCTTAATATACATacatcatgtgttttttgtgtgttttcaggataAAGGAGAAAGTTCATCTGAACCAGCAGTTGACCAACCTGCTGCCCAACAACGACGTATCAACCAACAAAGATCCAGCAACTGTTTAATCTCTGTCTGTGaacaaag encodes:
- the LOC104934232 gene encoding solute carrier family 22 member 2, translated to MTSFDDILEEAGKFGRCQKRIFALLCMVSMPWAGVYVGIVFQGFTPDHWCRDSGVVQRRQACGWSLADSRRLTVPLVNSSGVLQPSTCEQYEVDWNATSLTCDAQELDLSKTPVTGCKDGWEYDYPGRQSFVTEFDLVCSDAWLVDMYQATLNVGFLVGSIAIGYLADRFGRKMSFLMSNLLNGIAGILVAVAPDYISLLIFRTLYGFGVKGGWVAGYVLITEIVGVEFRRTVGVVYQMFFSVGILFLPLLAYYISDWRWLQVVITVPYIVFLSYYWFIPESPRWLLSQNKKSKAVEITEAMAKENKMTLSKNIETLADDNADTCTASFMDLIRTPKMRKHTFILSYNWFTSAVVYQGLIMRLGILGGNVYIDFLISGLVEFPAAFLILFTIERIGRRLPFATANFVAGASCFITAFIPESMFWTKTVVACIGRLGITMAFEMVVFVNTELYPTFVRNLGVSVCSTLCDVGGIVAPFLLYRLAVIWLELPLIIFGCLAFLAGGLVLLLPETRGVPLPDTIDDIEFPDRIKEKVHLNQQLTNLLPNNDVSTNKDPATV